The following proteins come from a genomic window of Ferrovibrio sp. MS7:
- a CDS encoding M81 family metallopeptidase, which translates to MTKQPSVSKLPRIAFGGFMLESNNHSPVATEAEFRDAVLLEAGELLADIAKPAPAVPPTVTGFTHAMDGFGPWQKLPLIMAAVGASGPVDQPFFEWVVRRMVEELERHIREGGPLDAVFLSQHGAAIATGDIDPDGTLFRAVRAVIGPDVPLLCTLDLHANVNQTMVDLTQVMVSYRCNPHTDMADRGADCARHLQRLLAGERPARGFQKLPFIPPSTSQNTKAGPYADLIAFGQQYVGGEVWDVSINSGFSLGDTPKNGMSVIVTANTQDRADQVAREVAAQAWATRHNFVARLTSIEDCAAMAVAASRDPAKPALLFADVADNPGGGGGGNTPYLLEAFHKAGVEGCALGPFFDPELAAEAHRLGEGVQFPATFNRKPSTDFSGTITLPGRVVKLSDGLFVGRRGMAAGRQMDMGKAAAIQVGGITVVVTTYRHQALDPMFFESLGIDLRKLRSLIVKSRGHFRAGFDDIFSDAQIIEADAPGLTTPMLQRVPWREVPRPIFPLDPEMEWAPA; encoded by the coding sequence ATGACCAAACAGCCCAGCGTCTCGAAACTGCCGCGCATCGCCTTCGGCGGCTTCATGCTCGAAAGCAACAATCATTCGCCGGTCGCCACCGAGGCCGAATTCCGCGATGCAGTGCTGCTCGAGGCCGGCGAATTGCTGGCCGATATCGCCAAGCCGGCGCCGGCAGTGCCGCCCACCGTTACCGGCTTCACCCATGCCATGGATGGTTTTGGTCCTTGGCAGAAGCTACCGCTGATCATGGCCGCCGTCGGTGCCTCGGGTCCGGTGGACCAGCCGTTCTTTGAGTGGGTGGTGCGGCGCATGGTGGAAGAACTCGAGCGCCATATCCGCGAGGGCGGGCCACTGGATGCTGTGTTCCTGTCGCAGCATGGCGCGGCAATCGCCACGGGCGATATTGATCCGGACGGCACGCTGTTCCGCGCCGTGCGGGCGGTGATCGGCCCGGATGTGCCGCTGCTCTGCACGCTCGACCTGCATGCCAATGTCAACCAGACGATGGTTGACCTGACCCAGGTGATGGTGAGCTATCGCTGCAATCCGCATACCGACATGGCGGATCGCGGCGCCGATTGCGCCCGGCATCTGCAACGGCTGCTGGCCGGCGAGCGTCCAGCACGCGGCTTCCAGAAACTGCCCTTCATTCCGCCTTCCACGTCGCAGAACACCAAGGCCGGCCCCTATGCCGACCTGATCGCCTTCGGACAGCAATATGTTGGTGGCGAGGTCTGGGACGTATCGATCAATTCCGGCTTCTCGCTCGGCGATACGCCGAAGAACGGCATGTCGGTGATCGTCACGGCGAACACGCAGGACCGCGCCGACCAGGTGGCGCGCGAAGTGGCAGCGCAGGCCTGGGCGACGCGGCATAATTTCGTCGCCAGGCTCACCAGCATCGAGGATTGCGCCGCCATGGCCGTGGCCGCCTCGCGCGATCCGGCCAAGCCGGCTTTGCTGTTCGCGGATGTCGCCGATAATCCGGGTGGCGGCGGCGGCGGCAATACGCCCTATCTGCTCGAAGCCTTCCACAAGGCCGGCGTCGAGGGCTGCGCGCTCGGGCCATTCTTTGATCCCGAACTGGCGGCTGAAGCACACCGTTTAGGGGAAGGCGTGCAATTCCCGGCCACCTTCAATCGCAAGCCTTCCACGGATTTTTCCGGCACCATCACCCTGCCCGGCCGGGTGGTGAAACTCTCCGATGGTCTGTTCGTCGGCCGCCGTGGCATGGCCGCCGGGCGGCAGATGGATATGGGCAAGGCGGCGGCGATCCAGGTCGGCGGCATCACCGTGGTCGTCACCACCTACCGTCACCAGGCGCTGGATCCGATGTTCTTCGAAAGCCTCGGCATTGATTTGCGCAAATTGCGCAGTTTGATCGTGAAATCGCGCGGCCATTTCCGTGCCGGCTTCGACGATATCTTCAGCGACGCGCAGATCATCGAGGCCGATGCGCCGGGCCTGACCACGCCGATGCTGCAGCGGGTGCCGTGGCGCGAAGTGCCGCGTCCGATCTTCCCGCTCGATCCGGAGATGGAATGGGCACCCGCTTAA